The stretch of DNA gTCGATGAAGCGCTCATGCTCTCCCACGACGTGCGTACTTGACCCTGTCGCCACCAGAAGTAACTCGGCATTGGCAAAGGATagttggggggagggggctgcttggcgtCCCCTCACTCGATCTGTGGGGAGTGCTGGACCCTCTGATATCGCAAACTGAGGagtgtctctcccccctcctcattcCCTCTTGTCATCCGAGCGGTGCTTAGGCATGGGGAAACGAAAATCAGCAACGAAGCGATGCCACACATTTTTGcacctcccccactctcttACGCGCCCTCTCGAAGGAGACTCGCTTCGGGAggcaggaggaagaggagggggacaagggggggggaagggcaaTGAGACAGATGAGAGCGCCTGGGATGTGCCCCTCGCTTCTCCGTCCGTCCAGTCCTACACCACCTCAtccactccactccactccactccacNNNNNNNNNNNNNNNNNNNNNNNNNNNNNNNNNNNNNNNNNNNNNNNNNNNNNNNNNNNNNNNNNNNNNNNNNNNNNNNNNNNNNNNNNNNNNNNNNNNNNNNNNNNNNNNNNNNNNNNNNNNNNNNNNNNNNNNNNNNNNNNNNNNNNNNNNNNNNNNNNNNNNNNNNNNNNNNNNNNNNNNNNNNNNNNNNNNNNNNNNNNNNNNNNNNNNNNNNNNNNNNNNNNNNNNNNNNNNNNNNNNNNNNNNNNNNNNNNGGTACTCGTCCGTCCCCTCCGTCCTTCCTCCGTCCGTCCACCTCAACCCACTCATCCATCCATCCATCCATCCatccgcccccccccctctcacccccgtgggtcacgcacgcacgaacAAACTAGAAAATACGCTGCACGTTAGCTGCACTCCATCGCTTCTGACAGCGGCCTGCTACCGTGCGCCGAGCTCGCCCTGTATTGACGACGGTGCTCATACGCGCCGCCCCCGAtcactcccccctttttttctcctttctgccgcttctctccccaTTTCACGGGcttgcgtgtctgtgcgcttctcttctcacATACCTCGActcttccaccaccgccgtcagcagctgctccacaacGCCAGCCACGCATTCGTGCTCTCCGCCTCAACGCCagtctcccccccccgctctctcgcactcCCCTCTTGCTCTATCTTTCCCTGAGGGCACCGCATGGCGTGCACGGCTACCGTTGCGGCCACGgccacgccaccgccgccgtcggtgTCGATGCCGTGCGTCTCTGTCAGCAACTCCACCGATGTGCTCATCATTGCCGATATGCAGGCTGACTTTCTGGTACCCGgcgcccctctccttgtCAAGAGGGGGGAGTCCCTGCTGGCTGGCATCAACGCTGTTTCTGCCAGCCTTCCGTTCCGCTACCAGGTGGCCACGCAGGACTGGCACCCGGCAAACCACTGCTCCTTCATCGCCCAGGGCGGCCCGTGGCCGCAGCACTGTGTTCAGGGCTCGGCGGGGGCACAGCTCCATGCAGGGCTCCGCACGGAGCGCGTCAACACGATTATACGCAAAGGCGTCTCGCAAGAGGTAGACAGCTACTCCGCCTTCCTAGACGACAATGGGTCGCCGACGGGCCTCGCCGGGCTGCTACACTCGATTGGCGCTCGCCGTGTGTTTGTCTGCGGGGTGGCTTACGACTTCTGCGTTTTCTTCACAGCAATGGACGCGTGCAAGAGCGGCTTCAAGGTCGTGTTACTGGAGAACTTGACGGCCGCCGTGGACGACGCGGCGTGGCCGGCGCGAAcagaggagctgaagaaggctggcgttgtgctgctgcagagctcCGCACTCGTGGCAGATGGTTCACAGACGTGAGCAAGCGCAAGAGTGAAGGAGCGGATAGAGAGGTAAAGGAGACGACTCACCACAGCGAAGTGCCAGTCTGTACaagggaggcgctgctgtgcccccgcaccccctttctcctcgatctccccgtctctctctctctctccctctctctgtctcggTGTCACGTGTGTTCACCACCGGATGGCCGATGGGCTTTCTGCCGCCAAAGAAAAACGGCACGCGACTGTCGCTCTTCCACAGCGTCCATCGACCGCCCTCAGCTCCTCGCTTCCATCTCAGGCCTCggccccccacacaccccatccccacctccaccattAGGCCATGAGCGGAGGGNNNNNNNNNNNNNNNNNNNNNNNNNNNNNNNNNNNNNNNNNNNNNNNNNNNNNNNNNNNNNNNNNNNNNNNNNNNNNNNNNNNNNNNNNNNNNNNNNNNNNNNNNNNNNNNNNNNNNNNNNNNNNNNNNNNNNNNNNNNNNNNNNNNNNNNNNNNNNNNNNNNNNNNNNNNNNNNNNNNNNNNNNNNNNNNNNNNNNNNNNNNNNNNNNNNNNNNNNNNNNNNNNNNNNNNNNNNNNNNNNNNNNNNNNNNNNNNNNNNNNNNNNNNNNNNNNNNNNNNNNNNNNNNNNNNNNNNNNNNNNNNNNNNNNNNNNNNNNNNNNNNNNNNNNNNNNNNNNNNNNNNNNNNNNNNNNNNNNNNNNNNNNNNNNNNNNNNNNNNNNNNNNNNNNNNNNNNNNNNNNNNNNNNNNNNNNNNNNNNNNNNNNNNNNNNNNNNNNNNNNNNNNNNNNNNNNNNNNNNNNNNNNNNNNNNNNNNNNNNNNNNNNNNNNNNNNNNNNNNNNNNNNNNNNNNNNNNNNNNNNNNNNNNNNNNNNNNNNNNNNNNNNNNNNNNNNNNNNNNNNNNNNNNNNNNNNNNNNNNNNNNNNNNNNNNNNNNNNNNNNNNNNNNNNNNNNNNNNNNNNNNNNNNNNNNNNNNNNNNNNNNNNNNNNNNNNNNNNNNNNNNNNNNNNNNNNNNNNNNNNGTCGCCGTCGTCTTACTATCTTAACTGCACCATGGCACTTACGTAAGCGCGAAAAGGCCCAAAGCGCCAGCGAGAAACCCTCGCCAGTAAAGCGGAGATCACTGGAAGGGCGGTCTGTCACGGTGGTCCGACACTCTCGCTGCGCACTGCGCGTAACCCTCTtagctcccccccccctccccctccctctcctctatTCCTGTACTGGTCTGGGTCTTTGTTGGAATCCGGCgcgatgagagagagagagagagagcgagagcgagcgagcaagagagaagtgggGAAGAAGAACAGCGTGTGCTGCTCGTGCGGCCGATAGGAATCCGCGGCTGCGTGCCGGGGGAAGGCCTGGCCGGACCCGTCTTCCCTCAGAGGTGAATCAAGCATCCATGCAACGGGGAACGAACTGGGGTgagtggggggtggggggggcagcagccaccaacCACGGTGACAGGAATCGACACGCGCTTCCATACAGCACTCGTCAAgtcctcccacccaccccccatcACACATCTCCCTCATCCTACATCCCTtactctcttccctctcacTGTCGCTGTGAtcctcgcctcttcccccaccctGCCCTACCCTGCCTCCACACCTTCTACGCGCCCTTCGTCACCGCTACCGTTCCCTATCACACCCCGCATGTGCGTGCGACACACCCAAGCACCGGAGAAGAAATCTGAAAAGAAGAACGAGGAATCATCACtaccaacacacacacacacacctctccttctctcctttctctctctcatcacacccacacaaccacacacaccgccaccacatccccccctctccccccgcatcgcctctccctctctacgcAAAGGCGAGACGGACGAACCAAATTTCTTAGTTTTCTCTCACAactccttcgctctctctctctctctctttgtgtgcgtgcgtgcatgcgcgtgtgcgtgtgcgtggacCCTCAACATCAAtacccttctctttcctatctccgctcctctctctctctctcaccctgCCTACCtaccctcctcgtccttctccactgctcccctctttctgtcctctctcccacacattccccccccctctccccccccccccggctCAGCTGTGTTTACTTTGcctttctgttgttgttgtttccccctcccctctcccctctcctcccccctctcccccctctctctctctctcttagcGACAcgtcctccccctctctttctgttccCTGTCTCGGCTTGGATTTTCCTGCCTGTGAGTGCCTTTTacattccccctcccccgcctcccctcccaaaccgccctcgctctcttattttccctctttctctctctctctctctcactcactcaccggcgtgcgtgtgtgtgcgtgtgtgtgcgtgcgtgtgtgtgcgtgtgtgtgtaagggaggaggggggggggggtctgtccgcacctcctcgcacCTTCACGCGTTGGTCGCCTGCTGGGAAGACAAAAGACGAAGCACAACGAGAACGCACCCGTGTACGACTGACAAACACCAGCGCATATTCATAgaacccctccccccccccccccctttcaaCAGAAAAGGCAAGCTcgagtgcggcagcggtacgagcagcagcagcagcaaacacaTCAACCCACGCGTgtgtccacctcctcgctctctctctctctctctctctctctctcaccccctgCGCATCAGTGTTCGAACGAAGTGTCTACGAGCGTGTAGCTCAGTCCTGTATGTCAGACCTCGCCACTGATGCGGGGAAGCCCccgcggcggcaacaacggcagcagcaggcctCCCCGCCGATACCGCCAGCACTGACCGAGACGCGGCTGAACGCGAACGCTAAATCTTTCACCCCATCTGCTGCCGAggcaccactaccaccatcgactcctgctgctgcttccggctgcgctgcagccgctgctcatcTATCCGCCAAGCAGCCGCCGGAGACGGACCACGCGGGCAGCAAGACGCAACCGGCCGGAGCAGGCGGCAAGGAGCCGCCGGCGGGTGGCGCGCAGAATTTGGTGCCTCCCGTCCCGCAGTTCCCGCCGGCACAGTCAGGTAAAAAGGAGAGCATgatgatgccgccgccgccgccgccgccgccgaggttCCTGGAGATTCCGGGCATGGTTCCTggcatgccgccgccgatgccaGGAACAGCGTCGGCTAGATACATGATGCCACCCGGCCTcatgccgccaccaccgccgagcGAGATGATGTTTCAGCCGCCTGGGatgccgcaccaccacaacccCGCCGGTATGAcgatgccaccgccgcaccagcCTGGCATGATGCCTGTGTGGATGCagtcgccgcagcacacgcagcagctccagcaggcACCAGGCATGATGATGCCCATGAACAACATGATGCCGATGCCCATGTCCATGGGTGCTGTCTCTTCCCCAATGTCGCCGGgtcagcgcagcagcggcccgCATTCGCtcccatcgcagcagcatcaacaGCACCCAGGCATGATGATGCCCTTCTACCCACCGCCACAGGCACCACACGGGACGATGCCGCCCTTGCCGAACATGACACCTCCATCGCCGGCTATGATGATGCCGCGCGTGCCCGTACCCGCCACCGGTCCAGCATCAGGTACAATAATTACACCGCCCGCGGCAGGCTTGAtggcccctcccccgcaccACCTGCCCTTCCATCCACACTCGGGCAGTGTCATCACCGGCGGCGCTCACAGCATCAACAACACTCAGAATCACATCAACACCGGTATGCTGACTGCGGCAAACAGGCCCCCATCCATGTCGATGCCGCCCcaaccgccgccaccgatgatgatgatgaacCACAACGTAGGCTCTatgatgccgccgctgccgatgccgctACCGCCGTCCGTCTCGGCTAACGCGCGCGTGAGCGTCGGCAACGCCACGTTGGCTGCGCTGAACTCGAATAAGCCGCCGAAGTTCtcgtgtgtgctgctctctgGCATCCCGGCTGTTGGCAAGACGACGCTCGGCCGTGAGCTCGTGAATAGCCTCAAGACCGACGGCATGGGCTGGGCATTcttcagcggcgccgacttCCTCACCGAGCAGCAGGGCAAGCGGTCCGTATGGGAAACGACGAGGGACGTCTTCGACGCGCTCAGCAGTCGCCTGgacgagctgctggagaggCAGCACCAGGCCCGCGACATCAAGGGCCTCGTCATCGATAAGAACTGCAAGGGCATCGAGGACATCTACTACCtgaacgcgctgctgctgtcaaaGGATATTCCCTTCGTCGGCATCGTTGGTTTGGAGtgcgctgacgacgacgtgcTTGTAAAACGCATGGGCGGTGACGACTACCTCCGGGAGAAGCTCAAGTTCCACCGCGTCATTCACGCCCGCATCGTTAGCCTCGCCAAGAGCGCGGGCATGTACCGCTACGTCGACGCCACTAAGAGCAAGGACGAGGTgatccagctgctgcgtacGATGGtgctcggctgctgcgcacagcCACCGACGCGGAGCATTGGCAACCACCAGTACGACGATTCTCGCGCCAACATTATGGTGGACGACTACAGAGAGTACAGCGAGGTGCTCACGCACTTGTTCCGCTGCGTGAACAACCGCGGCTCGCAGTTTCCGGCGAGCACCGACCTCGTGCCCTTCTccgagaaagagatgaaAGACAAGGGCCGCATCAACGCCATCAAGAGCCGCTACGGCGTCCGCAGGAAGGTGAACGGTCACCgctacctcctcctctaccggGAGAAGAAGCTCTACCTTGTACCGCCGCACATGCGCGCTGTCCTGCAGATGCCGGCCCAGGCGTGGCGTGGACGCCACCTCGACAGTGACAACGTTGGCACATTTGTGCTCGAGGGCGACCTCACGCGGCTCACCCGCGACCGGCAGAAGGAGCTCTTCCTGGTGTACGACGCATACTACTGGAGTGAGGCGTCACCGCCGAGCTCCAACAAAATGATTCGCATGACCTTCTCGGAGAGGCAGGCCTTCCTCGCCGCACACATGACCAACGAGACGAAGGCCTTCTTCGCGCAGGACGGCGTCGAgtgcgtggtggtgcaccaGCCGACGCAGGTGATGTCGGAGGCGGTCAACATGCTCGACTCCAACGAGTACCCGAGCGACGGTCTCGTCTTCCAGCCGGTCAACCCGATCCACCGCAGCGACCACGTCTTTGTATGGCAGCCGCCGCCCTGCATGGCCGTCGACTTCCGCATCGGGCAGCTCCTCGCTACGCACCAGCCGCCAGAAACAGACGCCGACGACATGGCGACCAACACGACCGCCGCGATAAGCGATATTCGCCGCAGCACGAGCGACATCGCCTCGCCGCAGTCGGTGTCGTTGACAACGCGCCGCGGCAACGCTGACGGCTTCGGCGACTCTGCCATTCGCACCTTCACCCTTGAGGTTTACGACAAGACAGAGAAGATGTATGTGCAGTACGAGGACGCCACGGTTGACGTGCGCCACCCCGACGTGGTGGCGGGCTGCATCGTGACGTGCAGTCTTATGGACACcccgcagcgacgctggGCGTTCCGCTGCATTCGGTATGACGTGCTGCGGCCGATCTACAAGCTGGACCTCGTGGAGCTGCTTAGCTCCTGCCTGATCCCGCGCACAAAGGTCGTGTCGTGGCTGATGAAGGAGCAGATCGTGCCATCAGATATTCAGTCGGAGGGGAACGggggcgccgccgctggcagtGCTGGTGGCATCGCTAGCACCTCCAGCGTACCGagtgtgccgccgccgtcgtacaatgtggctgcggcggccgctgctgcgaacgtcaaggctgctgctgggccgATGAGCATAATGCAGGGCCTggaggtgccgccgccgatgaaCAACATCGGTGCCCCGCCCGCCttccacgccgccgccgccgccgctgccgctgccattCCGATCGGGCCGACGACACCGACTCGCTTCACCTACCCATCCGCCTCTGCTATGCTGTCGCGCGTAGCAGCCGTCTCCGCAAGGGTGGAGTCACCGCCCGCTGTCACTACCCCGCGACCGCTGGCACAGATGAACACAGAGACGCAGTTGAAACAGTTGGCGAGTATTGTCCCGTTCTTCCACGTTGTGGATGGCAGCAACGGCACGGTCGCTGTGCCGGGGGGTAAGAGTGCGGTGTCGCGCGCGACAAGTGGCGTGTtcagtggtggcggccgcAACTGTGCGCAGTGCCACAAGCCCAAACAAGGCGAAGACCTTCGTATGGATCGCCGCGACCACCGGCACTACTGTTACTCGTGCTGGGCAGAGTCCGGGTATGGTTTCTGCGCCCTCTGTGGCGAGTTCAAGGAAGTGCGGCGGGAGTCAAAGGGCCGCCACAAGGGGTCGGCAGTGTGCGCGCCATGTGTCaagacggcgatggcggcgcttgCGGACACCGCCAGCAATAGCGCCTCTCCCGCACCAGCGGCtactgctgcggtggtggcgccgaAGAGAACAGCCTCCGCTTCCACAAcgccagctgctggcgcggcggGGGGGCCGGCGGCTGCGGAAGCCAAGGCCGATACAGCGTCACCCGCTAAGACTAGGAAGAAGGCCGCGGCCAGGAAGAAGGCTGCTGAAGCCCCTACGAGCACGGACAGTGCAactccggcagcggcggaagTGAAACCGACAGGCGGCAGGGATAAGGTAGCAGAGGATACCGACACCGGCAGccaggcagcggcgaagagCACGGCGCCGAGCCCGACGGCTGGTAAGGGTAGCGACGCGGCGCATgcggcaaagaagaagagacggAACAGGAAGGGCATATCCGCACCGACTGGGGCGTCGATGTCGGACTCGTCGCCGGACGGGGCAGCGGAAGCCGCGCCTAGCCAAGAGCCGGAGTCAGAGAAGCCGACGGAGAGCTTACTCACCCAGGCGGCCGCTGAGCTGGAGCCCGCCCCTGCGGCTCACTCTGCGGTGGCCGCTGAGCCGCCCACGGAAGTTTTAGTTGCCCCCACcgcatccgcagcgccgccttctgTACAGAACCCGTCCAAGGCGGACGTGCATGAAGAGAAacgtagtggtggtggctgccgtCCGCAGTAGTGTAGACGCCAGCATCACCAGCTGTCCAGCAAGCAAAAAGAGAACTAGCAGGCACACGTAAAAGGGAAGCGCGGTAAAtatctccccctccccccccccttctctccgaggaggagggaataTGGGGTgagtaggagagagagagggagtgagcaAGGCACGGCTCtcgtggaggagaaagagagcggcagtggtgcttGTGCGTATCCGGGTCTCTGTGGGTGCCCCGCTTCGTTGCGCTTAGCGTTCTTCCATCCATATTGCTGTCGATGCCGTCGACCGTGACGACCACGACCACGACAGAGGTGAAAGGTGATGCTGAGGACAATCTTCCGCCTATGCcttctgttctcttttttttgctgtgtTGTTCTTACACCCTTCCCGtgtcgctctttctctctctccctctctctctttcgttcttttggcctgttgctgctgttgctgctgcgtcaaccggtgttgttgttgaggTGACCTCTGTGGTTTATAATGCTGTTGTGGCGACCAAGTGAGACCAttttctgccccccccccctactctcctttcctgttcccccctccgtcgccccatcccctctctctacaccCTCACGCGAGCGCGCGTCTCAGTTTTTCAGCGACTGTGTGTTGATACTCTCATGTGCACGTGGACGCTGCTACGGTGTGCGTtggcgggagggagaggtgtgGCGcgggcagggggaggggggaagctGTGCTGATGTGTCTGCGTGCCTCCGTAGTTTTCCTTTTCCATATTTGCTTCGCTTGATCGTTTGCCGCGTGAatcttttttgttgttgttttgttttctcgcTGTTCAGCGTCTCTCGTCTTCGCCTCCTGCGTCATCTGCTGAGCCGACAACACCCAGCGACGCAAAGCGGTTGCGCTCGCTTCGACAATGTCATCTCTGCacgcaagaagagagagcgaaaaggtgCCTCGAGCCGCTTGTCACCCTCTCTTACTGCTCACCTGTTGCGgcctctcgctttctctcctgtCTTCCCTAACGGTTACTATTCCTCCCCTACAGCtgccacccctt from Leishmania panamensis strain MHOM/PA/94/PSC-1 chromosome 1 sequence encodes:
- a CDS encoding alpha/beta-hydrolase-like protein (TriTrypDB/GeneDB-style sysID: LpmP.01.0460), which translates into the protein MACTATVAATATPPPPSVSMPCVSVSNSTDVLIIADMQADFLVPGAPLLVKRGESLLAGINAVSASLPFRYQVATQDWHPANHCSFIAQGGPWPQHCVQGSAGAQLHAGLRTERVNTIIRKGVSQEVDSYSAFLDDNGSPTGLAGLLHSIGARRVFVCGVAYDFCVFFTAMDACKSGFKVVLLENLTAAVDDAAWPARTEELKKAGVVLLQSSALVADGSQT
- a CDS encoding hypothetical protein (TriTrypDB/GeneDB-style sysID: LpmP.01.0470) encodes the protein MSDLATDAGKPPRRQQRQQQASPPIPPALTETRLNANAKSFTPSAAEAPLPPSTPAAASGCAAAAAHLSAKQPPETDHAGSKTQPAGAGGKEPPAGGAQNLVPPVPQFPPAQSGKKESMMMPPPPPPPPRFLEIPGMVPGMPPPMPGTASARYMMPPGLMPPPPPSEMMFQPPGMPHHHNPAGMTMPPPHQPGMMPVWMQSPQHTQQLQQAPGMMMPMNNMMPMPMSMGAVSSPMSPGQRSSGPHSLPSQQHQQHPGMMMPFYPPPQAPHGTMPPLPNMTPPSPAMMMPRVPVPATGPASGTIITPPAAGLMAPPPHHLPFHPHSGSVITGGAHSINNTQNHINTGMLTAANRPPSMSMPPQPPPPMMMMNHNVGSMMPPLPMPLPPSVSANARVSVGNATLAALNSNKPPKFSCVLLSGIPAVGKTTLGRELVNSLKTDGMGWAFFSGADFLTEQQGKRSVWETTRDVFDALSSRLDELLERQHQARDIKGLVIDKNCKGIEDIYYLNALLLSKDIPFVGIVGLECADDDVLVKRMGGDDYLREKLKFHRVIHARIVSLAKSAGMYRYVDATKSKDEVIQLLRTMVLGCCAQPPTRSIGNHQYDDSRANIMVDDYREYSEVLTHLFRCVNNRGSQFPASTDLVPFSEKEMKDKGRINAIKSRYGVRRKVNGHRYLLLYREKKLYLVPPHMRAVLQMPAQAWRGRHLDSDNVGTFVLEGDLTRLTRDRQKELFLVYDAYYWSEASPPSSNKMIRMTFSERQAFLAAHMTNETKAFFAQDGVECVVVHQPTQVMSEAVNMLDSNEYPSDGLVFQPVNPIHRSDHVFVWQPPPCMAVDFRIGQLLATHQPPETDADDMATNTTAAISDIRRSTSDIASPQSVSLTTRRGNADGFGDSAIRTFTLEVYDKTEKMYVQYEDATVDVRHPDVVAGCIVTCSLMDTPQRRWAFRCIRYDVLRPIYKLDLVELLSSCLIPRTKVVSWLMKEQIVPSDIQSEGNGGAAAGSAGGIASTSSVPSVPPPSYNVAAAAAAANVKAAAGPMSIMQGLEVPPPMNNIGAPPAFHAAAAAAAAAIPIGPTTPTRFTYPSASAMLSRVAAVSARVESPPAVTTPRPLAQMNTETQLKQLASIVPFFHVVDGSNGTVAVPGGKSAVSRATSGVFSGGGRNCAQCHKPKQGEDLRMDRRDHRHYCYSCWAESGYGFCALCGEFKEVRRESKGRHKGSAVCAPCVKTAMAALADTASNSASPAPAATAAVVAPKRTASASTTPAAGAAGGPAAAEAKADTASPAKTRKKAAARKKAAEAPTSTDSATPAAAEVKPTGGRDKVAEDTDTGSQAAAKSTAPSPTAGKGSDAAHAAKKKRRNRKGISAPTGASMSDSSPDGAAEAAPSQEPESEKPTESLLTQAAAELEPAPAAHSAVAAEPPTEVLVAPTASAAPPSVQNPSKADVHEEKRSGGGCRPQ